From Calothrix sp. PCC 6303, a single genomic window includes:
- a CDS encoding lasso peptide isopeptide bond-forming cyclase produces MSGIIGIYYPNGQIVDPENIQQMVDKLAHRGPDGADIWCSESVGLGHRMLWTTPESLLEKLPMVSEDGNLVITSDCRIDNREELLSRLQLNNCPPEKVTDTDLILAAYQEWGEDCPQHLLGDFAFAIWDAREQKLFCVRDHMGVKPFYYYASDNVFVFGSEIKAILCLPEVPRKLNETKVGDYLASLLQDKVNTFYQGIFRLPPASYLTVSGKGLKIGCYWKLDPNYELQLNSDEEYADKLREIFTEAVRCRLRSAFPIGSHLSGGLDSSSVTCVARQLLVGEKKPLLHTFSNIFNAVPECDERPFIEAVLEQGDIIPHYVDGDRIGPLSDIEQIFQYNDEAVSGPTHFLAWELNEATKQEGVRIILDGFDGDNTISHGHGYFSELMLREEWSTLREEITALHQLSGASFRNILRYYGLPYLEDLVRRWRWIRAIALIHQVSLIFQISRRSLFFQYGIKPLLPESILKAWRKLRGHSQPKRDDSSIVNRRFAQLIGLKKRIQSSITLSGSQLLKTRESHWQGLNAGILTQGLEILDRYAAAFSLEARHPFMDKRLIEFCLSLPPEQKLQQGWSRYVMRRAMENILPQPVQWRYGKSSMSASFVHGLLEHDRQLLEEVMENKLNSMAEYIDVKVLHEDYRELLASNKTQILEGGLDVSIWQVAMLTLWLRHSLKIV; encoded by the coding sequence ATGAGCGGAATTATCGGAATTTACTATCCCAATGGTCAAATTGTTGACCCTGAAAATATTCAGCAGATGGTTGATAAACTTGCCCATCGCGGACCTGATGGTGCAGATATTTGGTGTTCGGAGTCTGTAGGTTTGGGACACCGGATGCTGTGGACTACACCAGAGTCACTACTGGAGAAACTACCTATGGTCAGTGAGGATGGGAATTTGGTTATTACATCTGATTGTCGCATAGATAATCGTGAGGAACTGCTGTCAAGATTGCAGTTGAATAACTGTCCACCAGAGAAGGTTACTGATACTGATTTGATTTTGGCTGCATATCAGGAATGGGGTGAAGATTGCCCACAGCATCTACTTGGGGACTTTGCTTTTGCGATTTGGGATGCAAGGGAACAGAAGCTATTTTGTGTCCGCGATCACATGGGTGTGAAACCATTTTATTACTATGCATCAGATAACGTTTTTGTTTTTGGTAGCGAGATTAAAGCAATTTTGTGTTTGCCGGAAGTTCCCCGAAAACTCAACGAAACCAAAGTTGGTGATTATTTAGCTTCGTTACTGCAAGATAAAGTCAACACTTTTTATCAGGGTATTTTTCGGCTTCCACCTGCTAGTTATTTAACTGTCAGTGGTAAAGGCTTGAAAATTGGTTGTTACTGGAAACTCGATCCCAACTATGAACTACAACTAAATTCTGATGAGGAATATGCTGATAAGTTACGAGAAATATTTACCGAAGCAGTACGCTGTCGTCTCCGTAGTGCTTTCCCAATAGGTTCTCATCTGAGTGGTGGTTTAGATTCTTCTTCAGTTACTTGCGTAGCACGACAGTTACTTGTAGGAGAGAAGAAACCTTTATTGCATACATTCTCGAATATTTTCAATGCTGTTCCTGAATGTGACGAGCGCCCTTTTATTGAAGCTGTTCTTGAACAGGGAGATATAATTCCTCACTATGTGGATGGTGATCGTATAGGTCCTCTATCAGATATTGAGCAAATATTTCAATACAATGATGAAGCTGTTTCTGGTCCTACGCATTTTTTGGCATGGGAACTGAATGAAGCTACAAAACAGGAAGGAGTTCGGATTATACTGGATGGCTTTGATGGTGATAATACAATATCCCACGGTCATGGCTATTTCAGTGAATTAATGCTTCGGGAAGAATGGTCAACTCTTAGAGAAGAAATTACTGCGTTGCATCAACTTAGTGGTGCTTCGTTCAGAAATATTCTGCGATATTATGGTCTACCATACTTGGAAGACTTAGTGAGACGCTGGCGATGGATTAGGGCGATTGCGCTCATCCATCAAGTTTCCCTGATCTTTCAGATTTCAAGGCGATCGCTTTTCTTTCAGTACGGCATCAAACCTCTGCTACCTGAGTCCATACTCAAGGCTTGGCGAAAATTACGCGGACATAGTCAACCAAAAAGGGATGACAGTTCGATTGTTAACCGTCGCTTCGCCCAACTTATAGGTCTCAAAAAGCGTATTCAGAGTTCTATCACTCTATCTGGAAGTCAACTACTCAAAACAAGGGAAAGTCACTGGCAAGGTCTAAACGCAGGTATATTAACCCAAGGATTAGAAATTCTGGATCGATATGCAGCAGCATTCTCCCTTGAAGCTCGTCACCCATTTATGGATAAACGACTGATTGAGTTCTGTTTATCTCTTCCTCCAGAGCAGAAATTGCAGCAGGGATGGTCTCGCTATGTCATGCGGCGTGCCATGGAAAATATTCTTCCCCAGCCAGTGCAGTGGCGTTACGGAAAATCCAGTATGAGTGCTAGTTTTGTGCATGGATTACTAGAGCACGATCGCCAACTTCTAGAGGAAGTGATGGAAAATAAGTTAAATAGCATGGCTGAATATATTGATGTCAAAGTTCTCCATGAGGATTATAGAGAATTGCTAGCTTCTAACAAAACTCAGATCCTCGAAGGTGGGTTAGATGTATCTATTTGGCAGGTAGCTATGCTAACTCTTTGGCTGCGTCATTCTCTGAAAATAGTGTGA
- a CDS encoding PqqD family protein: MLLDRHLLDNSTVVASQNQISSDLVDETVILNLKSGVYHGLNQVGTTVWKLIQQPRNFEEIRDAVLTEYEVSVEECDRDLRQLLEDLAAQDLVEVKTTASV, translated from the coding sequence ATGTTACTAGATCGTCATTTATTGGATAATTCCACAGTCGTAGCCAGTCAAAATCAAATTTCATCTGATTTAGTGGATGAAACAGTAATTCTCAACCTTAAGTCAGGTGTGTATCACGGGTTAAATCAAGTTGGAACAACCGTGTGGAAACTGATTCAGCAACCTCGAAATTTTGAAGAGATTCGGGATGCTGTGTTAACGGAATATGAGGTGTCGGTTGAAGAATGCGATCGCGATCTGCGTCAACTACTAGAAGATTTGGCAGCGCAGGACTTAGTTGAAGTCAAAACAACTGCAAGCGTTTAA
- a CDS encoding SDR family oxidoreductase: MKAFVAGATGETGRRIVQELMIRQIPVRAFVRDITKAREILPAGVELIEGDVLSPETLISALGDSTVVICAAGAKPSLDPTGPYKVDLEGTKNLVNAAKAKGIEHFILVSSLCVSQLFHPLNLFWLILVWKKQAEEYIQNSGLTYTIVRPGGLKNEDNDDVIIMENADTLFDGSIPRQKVAKVCVEALFETSARNKVVEIIAKPEVAPQNFAELFAGVKG; this comes from the coding sequence ATGAAAGCTTTTGTCGCCGGTGCAACAGGAGAAACAGGTCGTCGCATCGTCCAAGAACTGATGATACGGCAAATTCCCGTGCGCGCATTTGTTAGAGATATCACCAAAGCTAGAGAAATATTACCCGCTGGAGTGGAGTTAATAGAAGGTGACGTTTTATCACCCGAAACCTTAATATCTGCCCTTGGTGATAGTACCGTAGTTATCTGTGCCGCAGGTGCAAAACCCAGTTTAGACCCAACAGGACCCTACAAAGTCGATTTAGAAGGTACCAAAAATTTGGTTAATGCAGCCAAAGCTAAAGGAATTGAACACTTTATTTTAGTTTCCTCCCTGTGTGTTTCACAGCTATTTCACCCCCTGAATCTATTTTGGTTAATTCTGGTTTGGAAAAAACAAGCTGAGGAATATATCCAGAATAGCGGTTTAACATATACCATTGTCAGACCAGGAGGGCTAAAAAATGAAGACAACGACGATGTAATTATCATGGAAAATGCCGACACCCTATTTGATGGTAGTATACCTCGACAAAAGGTTGCTAAAGTTTGCGTCGAAGCGTTATTTGAAACTTCAGCACGGAACAAAGTCGTGGAAATAATCGCTAAACCAGAAGTTGCACCCCAAAATTTTGCAGAATTATTCGCTGGAGTCAAGGGTTAA
- a CDS encoding DUF1997 domain-containing protein encodes MISKDQDYQAVEMTREGVLSVTSSLIDAEEMILDTNSAAINKFYTHHSDRMAMEAPANVVADYLNSHKTWFSRCAEPMKVQPLGENGYALVIGRFGAFNYEVEPQIGLELLPSDAGVYRIRTIPTPDYTPPGYDVDYRASLHLVETTADDFNSQMLTHVEWELDLTVHIHFPKFIQRLPKSLIQSTGDRLLNQIVRQVSRRLTRKVQEDFHSSIGVPFSCKRKNVK; translated from the coding sequence ATGATTTCAAAAGATCAAGATTATCAAGCAGTAGAAATGACAAGGGAAGGGGTCTTATCTGTGACTTCTAGTCTGATTGATGCTGAAGAAATGATTTTAGATACTAATTCGGCAGCGATAAACAAATTTTATACTCATCATAGCGATCGCATGGCTATGGAAGCCCCTGCAAATGTTGTCGCTGACTATCTCAATAGTCATAAAACTTGGTTTTCCCGTTGTGCTGAACCAATGAAGGTGCAACCTTTAGGGGAAAATGGTTATGCTTTGGTAATTGGCAGATTTGGTGCTTTTAACTATGAGGTTGAACCCCAAATCGGCTTAGAACTCTTACCTTCGGATGCTGGAGTCTATCGCATTCGTACAATCCCCACTCCCGACTATACTCCTCCCGGCTACGATGTTGATTATCGTGCTTCCCTACATTTGGTGGAGACTACTGCTGATGATTTTAATTCTCAAATGCTAACGCATGTGGAATGGGAATTAGATTTAACAGTGCATATTCATTTTCCGAAGTTTATTCAACGTTTACCAAAATCTCTGATTCAGTCTACAGGCGATCGCTTACTCAATCAAATCGTGCGTCAGGTTTCCCGTCGTCTGACTCGCAAAGTCCAAGAAGATTTTCACAGTTCCATAGGTGTGCCTTTTTCATGTAAACGTAAAAATGTCAAGTAG
- a CDS encoding DUF4079 domain-containing protein, translating to MNLELSPSVKYALNFFHPVMMWGLLLLSLYAAYLGLQVQRTRSATGDEKKELIKGKFNNRHFQMGSILLGLMVAGSIGGMAVTYINNGKLFFGPHLIVGLAMTSLIALSAALSPYMQKGANWARTTHILINFTLLGFFTWQAFTGVQIVQRILSKA from the coding sequence ATGAATTTGGAATTATCTCCATCGGTAAAATACGCACTAAATTTCTTTCACCCAGTGATGATGTGGGGTTTATTGCTGCTTTCGCTTTACGCAGCTTACTTGGGTTTACAAGTTCAACGTACTCGTAGTGCTACAGGTGATGAAAAAAAGGAATTAATTAAGGGTAAGTTCAATAACCGTCATTTCCAGATGGGTTCAATTCTCCTGGGTTTAATGGTGGCAGGTTCTATCGGAGGGATGGCTGTCACATACATTAATAACGGTAAATTGTTTTTTGGACCTCATCTCATAGTTGGATTAGCAATGACAAGCTTAATTGCCCTCTCGGCAGCGCTATCTCCCTACATGCAGAAAGGGGCAAATTGGGCAAGAACAACCCACATTTTAATTAATTTCACTTTGCTGGGATTTTTTACATGGCAAGCTTTTACTGGTGTGCAAATTGTGCAGCGCATCTTGAGTAAAGCTTAA